A window from Mycolicibacterium tokaiense encodes these proteins:
- the aceA gene encoding isocitrate lyase — protein MSTVGTPKSPEQIQHDWDTNPRWKGITRDYTPSDVVALQGSVVEEHTLARRGAEVLWEQLHDMEFVNSLGALTGNMAVQQVRAGLKAIYLSGWQVAGDANLSGHTYPDQSLYPANSVPQVVRRINNALLRADEIAKVEGDRSIENWLAPIVADGEAGFGGALNVYELQKALIAAGVAGSHWEDQLASEKKCGHLGGKVLIPTQQHIRTLTSARLAADVADVPTLVIARTDAEAATLITSDVDERDQPFITGDRTKEGFYRVKNGLEPCIARAKAYAPYSDLIWMETGTPDLELAKKFAEGVRSEFPDQMLAYNCSPSFNWKKHLDDATIAKFQKELGAMGFKFQFITLAGFHALNYSMFDLAYGYARNQMSAYVELQEREFAAEERGYTATKHQREVGAGYFDRIATTVDPSSSTTALAGSTEEGQFH, from the coding sequence ATGTCGACCGTTGGCACCCCCAAATCGCCCGAACAGATCCAGCACGACTGGGACACCAACCCCCGCTGGAAGGGCATCACCCGCGACTACACCCCGTCTGACGTCGTGGCCCTGCAGGGCAGCGTCGTCGAAGAGCACACCCTGGCCCGCCGCGGCGCCGAGGTGCTGTGGGAGCAGCTGCACGACATGGAGTTCGTCAACTCCCTGGGTGCGCTGACCGGAAACATGGCCGTCCAGCAGGTCCGCGCCGGCCTCAAGGCCATCTACCTGTCCGGATGGCAGGTTGCGGGTGACGCGAACCTGTCCGGCCACACCTACCCCGACCAGAGCCTGTACCCGGCCAACTCCGTGCCGCAGGTGGTGCGCCGTATCAACAACGCGCTGCTGCGCGCCGACGAGATCGCCAAGGTCGAGGGTGACCGGTCGATCGAGAACTGGCTGGCCCCCATCGTGGCCGACGGCGAAGCCGGCTTCGGTGGCGCGCTCAACGTCTACGAACTGCAGAAAGCCCTGATCGCCGCCGGTGTCGCGGGGTCGCACTGGGAAGACCAGCTGGCCTCGGAGAAGAAGTGCGGCCACCTCGGTGGCAAGGTGCTGATCCCCACTCAGCAGCACATCCGCACCCTGACCTCGGCCCGCCTGGCCGCCGACGTGGCCGACGTCCCCACCCTGGTCATCGCCCGTACCGACGCCGAGGCCGCCACCCTGATCACCTCCGACGTCGACGAGCGGGATCAGCCCTTCATCACTGGTGACCGCACCAAGGAGGGCTTCTACCGCGTCAAGAACGGTCTGGAGCCCTGCATCGCCCGCGCCAAGGCCTATGCCCCGTACTCCGACCTGATCTGGATGGAGACCGGCACCCCGGACCTGGAGCTGGCCAAGAAGTTCGCCGAAGGTGTGCGCAGCGAGTTCCCGGACCAGATGCTGGCCTACAACTGCTCGCCGTCGTTCAACTGGAAGAAGCACCTCGACGACGCCACGATCGCCAAGTTCCAGAAGGAACTGGGTGCCATGGGCTTCAAGTTCCAGTTCATCACCCTGGCCGGCTTCCACGCCCTGAACTACTCGATGTTCGACCTGGCCTACGGCTATGCCCGCAACCAGATGAGCGCCTACGTCGAGCTGCAGGAGCGCGAGTTCGCCGCCGAGGAGCGGGGCTACACCGCCACCAAGCACCAGCGTGAGGTCGGAGCGGGCTACTTCGACCGCATCGCCACCACCGTGGACCCCAGCAGCTCCACCACCGCGCTGGCCGGTTCCACCGAAGAGGGCCAGTTCCACTAG
- a CDS encoding DUF779 domain-containing protein has product MTVPSRALLTRAAADLLESLQRQHGPVMFHQSGGCCDGSSPMCYPVGDFIVGDRDVLLGVLDVGDGVPVWISGPQFDTWKHTQLVIDLVPGRGGGFSLESPEGVRFLSRGRAFTDDENRQLETVPPLTGAQYEAGAQPPGPRGDVVAEAADACPIPAGRAAQFPQ; this is encoded by the coding sequence ATGACAGTTCCGTCGCGCGCACTGCTCACCCGGGCCGCCGCCGATCTGCTCGAGAGTCTGCAGCGGCAGCACGGGCCGGTGATGTTCCACCAGTCCGGCGGATGCTGCGACGGGTCCTCGCCCATGTGCTACCCCGTCGGCGACTTCATCGTGGGCGATCGTGACGTGCTGCTCGGTGTGCTCGACGTCGGTGACGGCGTGCCCGTGTGGATCTCCGGACCGCAGTTCGACACGTGGAAACACACCCAACTCGTCATCGACCTGGTCCCCGGCCGCGGCGGCGGCTTCAGCCTCGAGTCGCCGGAAGGGGTGCGCTTCCTGTCACGCGGGCGCGCCTTCACCGACGACGAGAACCGGCAGCTGGAGACGGTCCCTCCGCTGACCGGTGCCCAATATGAGGCGGGTGCGCAGCCGCCCGGGCCGCGGGGCGATGTGGTGGCAGAGGCCGCCGACGCCTGCCCGATACCGGCGGGACGCGCCGCGCAGTTCCCGCAATAG
- a CDS encoding cyclopropane mycolic acid synthase family methyltransferase, whose protein sequence is MSVIEPDLAPYYEESQSIYDISNEFFALFLGPTMGYTCGYYERDDMTLEESQNAKFDLALGKLGLQPGMTLLDIGCGWGGALERAVTQFDVNVIGITLSKAQSEWARARLAKIDTQRSVEIRMQGWEEFNEPVDRIVSIGAFEAFKVERYPLFFERAYNLLPSDGVMLLHTILAHTQKFFRDNKIKLTLSDLKFMKFIVDEIFPGGRLPAVEDIEKLAADSGFTLTRTHLLQPHYARTLDMWAANLEAAKDQAIAMQGQEVYDRYMKYLTGCADFFRRGITNIGQFTLEKR, encoded by the coding sequence GTGTCAGTAATCGAACCGGATCTCGCGCCGTATTACGAAGAATCTCAGTCGATCTATGACATCTCCAACGAGTTCTTCGCACTGTTCCTGGGCCCCACCATGGGCTACACGTGTGGCTACTACGAGCGCGACGACATGACGCTCGAAGAGTCGCAGAACGCCAAGTTCGATCTCGCCCTCGGCAAGCTGGGCCTGCAGCCCGGGATGACGCTGCTCGACATCGGTTGTGGCTGGGGCGGCGCCCTGGAGCGGGCGGTCACCCAGTTCGACGTCAACGTCATCGGCATCACGCTCAGCAAGGCGCAGTCCGAGTGGGCCCGCGCGCGGCTTGCCAAGATCGACACCCAGCGCAGCGTCGAGATCCGCATGCAGGGCTGGGAAGAGTTCAACGAACCCGTCGACCGCATCGTGTCCATCGGTGCCTTCGAGGCCTTCAAGGTGGAGCGCTACCCGCTGTTCTTCGAGCGCGCTTACAACCTCCTGCCGTCGGACGGCGTGATGCTGCTGCACACCATCCTGGCGCACACCCAGAAGTTCTTCCGGGACAACAAGATCAAGCTGACCCTCAGCGACCTGAAGTTCATGAAGTTCATCGTCGATGAGATCTTCCCCGGCGGACGCCTGCCCGCGGTGGAGGACATCGAGAAGCTCGCCGCCGATTCCGGCTTCACCCTCACCCGCACTCATCTGCTGCAGCCGCACTACGCGCGCACGCTGGACATGTGGGCGGCCAACCTGGAGGCGGCCAAGGACCAGGCCATCGCCATGCAGGGCCAGGAGGTCTACGACCGGTACATGAAGTATCTGACCGGCTGCGCCGACTTCTTCCGTCGCGGGATCACCAACATCGGGCAGTTCACGCTAGAGAAGCGTTAG
- a CDS encoding 3-hydroxybutyryl-CoA dehydrogenase, which produces MNSIERVGVVGAGQMGSGIAEVAVKAGADVLVYDTDEKFTASGQSRIAGSLDKAVAKGKLSAEDRDAALGRLRFTTDLADLADRQLVIEAVIEDEDVKTAIFAQLDAIVTDPDAVLASNTSSIPIMKIAAATANPGRVLGLHFFNPVPVLPLVELVSTLVTDPAAAERVEEFAGRTLGKQVVKCSDRSGFVVNFLLVPYLLAAIRMVEAKVATIDDVDKAVVAGLSHPMGPLRLSDLIGLDTLKLIADKMFDEFKEPLYTAPSLLLRMVEAGQLGKKSGQGFYSY; this is translated from the coding sequence GTGAACAGCATCGAGCGGGTCGGGGTAGTCGGCGCGGGGCAGATGGGCTCCGGAATCGCCGAGGTGGCCGTGAAAGCAGGCGCCGACGTCCTGGTCTATGACACCGACGAGAAGTTCACCGCGTCGGGCCAGTCGCGCATCGCCGGCTCGCTGGACAAAGCCGTGGCCAAAGGCAAGCTCAGCGCCGAGGACCGCGACGCCGCGCTGGGCCGGCTGCGGTTCACCACCGATCTCGCCGATCTCGCCGACCGGCAACTGGTGATCGAGGCTGTCATCGAGGACGAGGACGTCAAGACGGCCATCTTCGCCCAATTGGACGCCATCGTGACCGACCCGGACGCGGTGCTGGCGTCCAACACCTCCAGCATCCCGATCATGAAGATCGCGGCGGCCACCGCAAACCCCGGCCGTGTGCTCGGTCTGCATTTCTTCAACCCCGTGCCGGTTCTGCCATTGGTGGAACTGGTCAGCACGCTGGTCACCGATCCGGCCGCCGCCGAGCGCGTCGAAGAGTTCGCGGGGCGCACGTTGGGCAAGCAGGTGGTCAAGTGCTCCGACCGCTCGGGCTTCGTGGTGAACTTCCTGCTGGTGCCCTACCTGCTGGCGGCCATCCGGATGGTCGAGGCCAAGGTCGCCACGATCGACGACGTTGACAAGGCCGTGGTGGCGGGGCTGTCCCACCCGATGGGGCCGCTGCGGCTGTCCGACCTGATCGGGCTGGACACGCTGAAACTGATCGCCGACAAGATGTTCGACGAGTTCAAGGAACCTCTGTACACGGCGCCGTCTTTGCTACTGCGCATGGTCGAGGCCGGGCAGCTCGGGAAGAAGTCCGGCCAGGGATTTTATTCTTATTGA
- a CDS encoding prolyl oligopeptidase family serine peptidase gives MGAVDDPYLWLEDITGDDALDWVRAHNEPTIAELSDDDFEEMRRQALEVLDTDSRIPYVRRRGEYLYNFWRDATNPRGLWRRTTLDSYRSENPTWDVVIDVDALAAADGTNWVWAGADVIEPSYDRALVSLSRGGSDAAIVREFDMHTREFVADGFSVPEAKTQISWESPDSVLIGTDFGPDSLTESGYPRVVKRWQRGQPLTDAVTVFEGSTEDVIVAASVDLTPGYERTFVSRATDFFNDEVSELRDGTLLRIDAPTDASVGVHHDWLMIELRSDWTRGDHTYPAGALLAAPYEQFLEGTATLDVVFTPDAHTSLHQHVWTKDALVLVTLRDVASHVSVLEPGTWTATPMPGIPANTNTVVVAADDTHDEIFLDSSGFDSPSRLLHGPARGPLEQVKSAPAFFDAENITVTQYFATSLDGTKVPYFVVASGPGPRPTLLGGYGGFEVARTPGYDGVLGRLWLSRGGTYVLANIRGGGEYGPSWHTQAMRENRHKVDEDFAAVARDLVDRGITTVPQLGAQGGSNGGLLMGIMLTKYPELFGALVCQVPLLDMKRFHLLLAGASWVAEYGDPDNPQDWEFISKYSPYQNISSTATYPELLMTTSTRDDRVHPGHARKMTAALQAAGHRVRYYENIEGGHAGAADNAQTAFKSALSYSFLWKVLG, from the coding sequence ATGGGAGCCGTGGACGATCCCTACCTGTGGCTCGAGGACATCACCGGCGACGACGCGTTGGACTGGGTGCGCGCCCACAACGAGCCGACGATCGCCGAGTTGAGTGACGACGACTTCGAGGAGATGCGCCGTCAGGCGCTCGAGGTGCTCGATACCGACAGCCGCATCCCCTATGTCCGGCGCCGCGGTGAGTACCTCTACAACTTCTGGCGCGACGCCACCAACCCCCGGGGACTGTGGCGGCGCACCACACTGGACAGCTACCGCAGCGAGAACCCGACCTGGGACGTGGTGATCGACGTGGACGCGCTGGCCGCCGCCGACGGCACCAATTGGGTGTGGGCCGGCGCCGACGTGATCGAACCCAGTTACGACCGGGCGCTGGTGAGCCTGTCGCGAGGCGGATCCGATGCGGCCATCGTGCGCGAATTCGACATGCACACACGGGAATTCGTCGCCGACGGATTCTCGGTTCCCGAAGCCAAGACCCAGATCAGCTGGGAAAGTCCAGATTCCGTCCTCATCGGTACCGACTTCGGTCCCGACTCGTTGACCGAATCCGGCTATCCCCGCGTGGTCAAGCGCTGGCAGCGGGGCCAGCCGCTGACCGACGCCGTGACTGTCTTCGAGGGTTCGACCGAAGACGTCATCGTGGCCGCCTCGGTGGATCTGACCCCGGGGTACGAGCGCACTTTCGTCAGCCGCGCCACCGACTTCTTCAATGACGAGGTGTCCGAACTGCGCGACGGGACCCTGCTGCGGATCGATGCGCCCACCGACGCGTCTGTCGGCGTGCATCACGACTGGCTGATGATCGAACTGCGCAGCGACTGGACCCGCGGCGACCACACCTATCCGGCCGGGGCGCTGTTGGCTGCGCCTTATGAGCAGTTCCTCGAGGGCACAGCCACTCTGGACGTGGTGTTCACCCCCGATGCGCACACCTCCCTGCACCAGCACGTGTGGACCAAGGACGCCCTGGTGCTTGTCACACTTCGCGATGTGGCCTCCCACGTTTCGGTGCTGGAGCCCGGGACCTGGACTGCGACCCCCATGCCGGGCATCCCGGCGAACACCAACACCGTCGTGGTGGCCGCCGACGACACGCACGACGAGATCTTCCTGGACTCCAGCGGCTTCGACTCACCCTCGCGGTTGCTGCACGGACCGGCCCGCGGCCCGTTGGAGCAGGTGAAGTCCGCGCCGGCATTCTTCGATGCCGAGAACATCACCGTCACACAGTATTTCGCGACCTCCCTGGACGGCACCAAGGTTCCCTACTTCGTGGTGGCCAGTGGCCCGGGGCCACGACCCACCCTGCTGGGTGGGTACGGCGGCTTCGAGGTGGCCCGTACACCCGGGTACGACGGCGTGCTCGGCAGGCTGTGGCTCTCCCGCGGTGGCACCTACGTGCTGGCCAACATCCGCGGCGGCGGCGAGTACGGCCCCTCCTGGCACACCCAGGCCATGCGCGAGAACCGCCACAAGGTCGACGAGGACTTCGCCGCGGTGGCGCGCGATCTGGTGGACCGCGGGATCACGACGGTGCCCCAGCTGGGCGCTCAGGGCGGAAGCAACGGTGGCCTCCTGATGGGCATCATGCTGACCAAGTACCCGGAACTGTTCGGCGCGTTGGTGTGTCAGGTGCCGTTGCTGGACATGAAGCGCTTCCACCTGCTGCTGGCCGGCGCCTCCTGGGTGGCCGAGTACGGCGACCCCGACAACCCGCAGGACTGGGAGTTCATCTCCAAGTACTCGCCTTACCAGAACATCTCGTCGACGGCGACGTACCCGGAGCTGTTGATGACCACCTCCACCCGCGACGACCGGGTGCATCCCGGACACGCCCGCAAGATGACCGCCGCACTGCAGGCCGCCGGCCATCGCGTGCGGTACTACGAGAACATCGAGGGCGGGCACGCCGGGGCAGCCGACAATGCGCAGACGGCGTTCAAGTCCGCGTTGAGCTACTCGTTCCTGTGGAAGGTGCTGGGGTAG
- a CDS encoding putative holin: protein MIPLPRAWLLTGAMVVGSAVGVIIGVLTTVFVHISMRPDAAIALVLAGPTLLGLVLILTAGSRWVTVWGTFLLAIAPSWFGVLVLTQVVQHA, encoded by the coding sequence GTGATTCCGCTCCCAAGGGCGTGGCTGCTGACCGGCGCAATGGTGGTGGGCAGCGCCGTCGGCGTGATCATCGGGGTCCTGACGACGGTGTTCGTCCACATCTCGATGCGCCCGGATGCGGCTATCGCACTGGTCCTCGCCGGCCCGACCCTTCTCGGTCTGGTGCTGATCCTCACCGCGGGCAGCCGGTGGGTCACGGTGTGGGGGACTTTCCTGCTGGCCATCGCTCCGAGCTGGTTCGGAGTGCTGGTGTTGACCCAGGTGGTGCAGCATGCGTGA
- the lpdA gene encoding dihydrolipoyl dehydrogenase yields MTHYDVVVLGAGPGGYVAAIRAAQLGLNTAIVEPKYWGGVCLNVGCIPSKALLRNAEIAHIFTKEAKTFGISGEATFDYGAAYDRSRKVADGRVAGVHFLMKKNKITEIHGYGKFTSASAMTVELNEGGTEEVTFDNAIIATGSHTKLVPGTKMSENVITYEEQIMERDLPSSIIIAGAGAIGMEFAYVLKNYGVDVTIVEFLPRALPNEDAEVSKEIEKQYKKLGVKILTGTKVESINDTGSSVTVKISKDGKSEELKADKVMQAIGFVPNVEGFDLEKTGVQLTDRGGIAIDDYMRTNVKGIYAIGDVTAKLQLAHVAEAMGVVAAETIAGAETLALGDYRMMPRATFCQPQVASFGLTEQQAKDEGHDVVVAKFPFTANGKAHGLADPTGFVKLIADKKYGELLGGHLIGPDVAELLPELTLAQKWDLTATELARNVHTHPTLSEALQECFHGLTGHMINF; encoded by the coding sequence GTGACTCACTATGATGTCGTCGTTCTCGGAGCCGGACCTGGCGGGTACGTTGCGGCCATTCGTGCTGCCCAGCTGGGGTTGAACACCGCAATCGTCGAACCCAAGTACTGGGGCGGCGTCTGCCTCAACGTCGGGTGCATCCCATCCAAGGCGTTGCTGCGCAACGCGGAGATCGCCCACATCTTCACCAAGGAGGCCAAGACCTTCGGCATCAGCGGTGAGGCCACCTTCGACTACGGCGCCGCCTATGACCGCAGCCGCAAGGTCGCCGACGGCCGCGTCGCCGGTGTGCACTTCTTGATGAAGAAGAACAAGATCACCGAGATCCACGGCTACGGCAAGTTCACCAGTGCCAGCGCCATGACCGTGGAACTCAACGAGGGCGGCACCGAAGAGGTCACCTTCGACAATGCCATCATCGCCACCGGCTCCCACACCAAGCTGGTGCCGGGCACGAAGATGAGCGAGAACGTCATCACCTACGAAGAGCAGATCATGGAACGCGATCTGCCCTCCTCGATCATCATCGCCGGGGCCGGCGCCATCGGCATGGAGTTCGCCTACGTGCTGAAGAACTACGGCGTGGACGTCACGATCGTCGAGTTCCTGCCCCGCGCGCTGCCCAACGAGGACGCCGAGGTCTCCAAGGAGATCGAGAAGCAGTACAAGAAGCTGGGCGTGAAGATCCTCACCGGCACCAAGGTCGAGTCGATCAACGACACCGGCTCGTCGGTGACAGTCAAGATCAGCAAGGACGGCAAGTCCGAGGAGCTCAAGGCCGACAAGGTCATGCAGGCCATCGGCTTCGTGCCCAACGTCGAGGGCTTCGATCTGGAGAAGACCGGTGTCCAGCTCACCGACCGCGGCGGTATCGCGATCGACGACTACATGCGCACCAACGTCAAGGGCATCTACGCCATCGGTGATGTCACCGCGAAGCTGCAGCTCGCGCACGTCGCCGAGGCCATGGGTGTGGTGGCGGCCGAGACCATCGCCGGCGCCGAGACCCTGGCGCTGGGCGACTACCGGATGATGCCGCGCGCCACGTTCTGCCAGCCGCAGGTGGCCAGCTTCGGCCTCACCGAGCAGCAGGCCAAGGACGAGGGCCACGACGTCGTGGTGGCCAAGTTCCCGTTCACCGCCAACGGCAAGGCGCACGGCCTGGCTGATCCGACGGGCTTCGTGAAGCTGATCGCCGACAAGAAGTACGGCGAACTGCTCGGCGGGCACCTGATCGGTCCTGACGTCGCCGAGCTGCTGCCTGAGCTGACGCTGGCGCAGAAGTGGGATCTGACGGCCACCGAGCTGGCCCGCAACGTGCACACCCACCCCACCCTGTCGGAGGCCTTGCAGGAGTGCTTCCACGGGCTGACCGGCCACATGATCAACTTCTGA
- a CDS encoding carboxymuconolactone decarboxylase family protein: MSRIPATSSIRDVGPINWVICRLGARGIRAPQFHLFNALSRHSALFWAWLPFSGVLLYWGRLSRFEAELVILRVGHLRDCEYELQQHRRLARSRGVDAGLQAKVFEGPDAEGLTDRQRVLLRATDEFVLSREVSGETWAALSTYLNQRQLIEFCFLAGQYDTLAATMNTLKLPLDFPD; encoded by the coding sequence ATGAGCAGGATCCCGGCCACCAGCAGCATTCGTGATGTCGGCCCCATCAACTGGGTGATCTGCCGGCTGGGTGCCCGCGGCATCCGGGCACCGCAGTTCCACCTGTTCAACGCCCTGTCGCGGCATTCCGCGTTGTTCTGGGCCTGGCTGCCGTTCTCCGGTGTGCTGCTCTACTGGGGTCGGCTGTCGCGCTTCGAAGCAGAGTTGGTGATTTTGCGGGTGGGTCATCTGCGCGACTGCGAGTACGAGCTCCAACAGCACCGGCGGCTGGCCCGCTCGCGCGGCGTGGATGCAGGCCTGCAGGCCAAGGTGTTCGAGGGCCCTGACGCCGAGGGGCTGACCGACCGGCAGCGGGTCCTACTGCGTGCCACCGACGAGTTCGTGCTGTCGCGCGAGGTCTCCGGCGAGACCTGGGCGGCGCTGTCGACCTACCTCAACCAGAGACAGTTGATCGAATTCTGCTTCCTGGCTGGGCAATACGACACTCTGGCCGCCACCATGAACACCCTGAAGCTACCGCTGGACTTCCCCGACTAG
- the ramB gene encoding acetate metabolism transcriptional regulator RamB, whose translation MAKTFVGSRVRQLRTERGFSQAALAQMLDISPSYLNQIEHDVRPLTVAVLLRITEVFGVDATFFASQDDTRLIAELREVTLDRDLGVDVDQSELADIVSAHPALAKAMVNLHQRYRLTNARLAAVTEDRNADGSGTGSITMPHEEVRDYFYQRQNYLHELDTAAEDLTDRMRMHRGDLARDIAQRLAHVHGVRIIRRIDLGNTVLHRYDPETKTLEMSAHLSGGQQVFKLAVELAYLEFGSLIDKLVTEGNFTSEESRILARLGLANYFAAAAVLPYRQFHEVAENFRYDIERLSAFYSVSYETIAHRLSTLQRPSMRGVPLSFVRVDRAGNMSKRQSATGFHFSSSGGTCPLWNVYETFANPGKIGVQIAQMPDGRNYMWVARTVERRASRYGQPGKTFAIGLGCELRHANRLVYSEGLDLSGNLATPIGAGCRVCERDNCPQRAFPALGRALDLDEHRSTVSPYLVKQS comes from the coding sequence ATGGCCAAGACCTTCGTCGGTTCACGGGTCAGGCAACTGCGCACCGAGCGGGGATTCAGTCAGGCCGCGCTGGCGCAGATGCTGGATATCTCGCCCAGCTATCTCAACCAGATCGAGCACGACGTCCGCCCGCTGACGGTGGCGGTCCTGCTGCGCATCACCGAGGTGTTCGGCGTCGACGCCACCTTCTTCGCCTCACAGGACGACACCCGCCTCATCGCCGAACTGCGCGAAGTCACCCTCGACCGGGATCTCGGCGTCGATGTCGACCAATCCGAACTGGCCGACATCGTGAGCGCCCATCCCGCGCTGGCCAAGGCGATGGTGAACCTGCATCAGCGCTACCGGCTGACCAACGCCCGCCTGGCTGCGGTCACCGAGGACCGCAATGCCGACGGCAGCGGCACCGGTTCGATCACGATGCCGCACGAGGAGGTACGCGACTACTTCTACCAGCGGCAGAACTATCTCCACGAACTCGACACCGCCGCAGAGGATCTCACCGACAGGATGCGGATGCACCGGGGCGACCTGGCCCGTGACATCGCCCAGCGCCTGGCCCATGTGCACGGTGTACGCATCATTCGGCGCATCGACCTGGGCAACACCGTGCTGCACCGCTACGACCCCGAGACCAAGACGCTGGAGATGAGCGCCCACCTCTCCGGTGGGCAGCAGGTCTTCAAACTCGCGGTCGAACTGGCCTACCTCGAATTCGGGTCGCTGATCGACAAGCTGGTCACCGAGGGCAACTTCACCAGCGAGGAGTCCCGCATCCTGGCCCGGCTCGGACTGGCCAACTATTTCGCCGCAGCCGCGGTGCTGCCGTACCGCCAGTTCCACGAGGTCGCCGAGAACTTCCGCTACGACATCGAGCGGCTGTCGGCGTTCTACTCGGTGAGTTACGAGACCATCGCCCACCGGCTCTCCACCCTGCAGCGGCCGTCGATGCGCGGGGTACCACTGTCGTTCGTCCGGGTGGACCGCGCCGGCAACATGTCGAAACGCCAGTCCGCCACCGGTTTCCACTTCTCCTCTTCCGGCGGCACCTGCCCGCTGTGGAATGTCTACGAGACCTTCGCCAATCCCGGCAAGATCGGAGTTCAGATCGCACAGATGCCCGACGGCCGCAACTACATGTGGGTGGCGCGCACGGTCGAACGCCGCGCTTCCCGCTATGGGCAGCCGGGCAAGACCTTCGCCATCGGCCTGGGATGCGAACTGCGCCATGCCAATCGGCTGGTGTACTCCGAGGGACTCGACCTGTCGGGAAACCTCGCGACACCCATCGGCGCGGGTTGTCGGGTATGCGAGCGGGACAACTGCCCGCAACGCGCCTTCCCTGCCCTGGGGCGCGCCCTCGACCTCGATGAGCACCGCAGCACGGTCTCGCCGTATCTGGTGAAGCAGTCATGA
- a CDS encoding acyl-[acyl-carrier-protein] thioesterase, with the protein MTTQAASGLAKTMMPVPDPHPDVFDREWPLRVGDIDRTGRLRFDAACRHIQDIGQDHLRELGFEETHPLWIVRRTMVDLIRPIEFNDMLRMRRWCSGTSNRWCEMRVRIDGRRGGLMESEAFWININRETQGPSRISDDFLAGLQKTTSVDRLRWKAYLKAGQRENADEIRDYPVRVSDIDLFDHMNNSVYWTVIEDYLFSHPELLQGPLRVTIEHDLPVALGDKLEILSHVHPAGSTEAFGPELADRTVTTLTYEVAGETKAIASLFSI; encoded by the coding sequence ATGACGACACAGGCGGCTTCGGGGTTGGCCAAGACGATGATGCCGGTGCCCGACCCCCATCCCGACGTCTTCGACCGCGAATGGCCGCTACGAGTCGGAGACATCGACCGCACCGGACGCCTGCGTTTCGACGCCGCCTGCCGGCACATCCAGGACATCGGCCAAGACCATCTGCGTGAGTTGGGATTCGAGGAGACCCACCCGCTGTGGATCGTGCGGCGCACCATGGTCGACCTGATCCGCCCCATCGAGTTCAACGACATGCTGCGCATGCGGCGCTGGTGCTCGGGCACGTCCAATCGCTGGTGCGAGATGCGGGTGCGGATCGACGGTCGTCGGGGTGGTCTGATGGAATCCGAGGCCTTTTGGATCAACATCAACCGCGAGACGCAGGGGCCGTCGCGCATCTCCGACGACTTCCTCGCGGGGCTGCAGAAGACGACGTCGGTGGACCGTCTGCGGTGGAAGGCCTACCTCAAGGCGGGGCAGCGCGAGAATGCCGACGAGATCCGCGACTACCCGGTGCGCGTGTCCGACATCGACCTGTTCGACCACATGAACAACTCGGTGTACTGGACCGTCATCGAGGACTATCTGTTCTCGCACCCCGAGCTGCTGCAGGGTCCGCTGCGGGTGACGATCGAACACGATCTCCCGGTGGCGCTGGGAGACAAGTTGGAGATCCTGTCCCACGTCCACCCGGCCGGCAGCACCGAGGCGTTCGGGCCGGAGCTCGCCGATCGCACTGTGACGACGCTCACATATGAAGTGGCGGGCGAGACGAAAGCGATCGCGTCGCTGTTCTCGATTTAA